A stretch of the Rufibacter tibetensis genome encodes the following:
- a CDS encoding glycoside hydrolase family 95 protein, with translation MRNTCLLLIAMLRDGFRSAEKYGSPFFPSAPLPFPKKSSYMYGKRFIPVCFLLITLFAFNTEQAGKQDLTLWYTSPAATWTEALPLGNGRLGGMVFGGVGKERIQFNEETLWTGEPRDYNREGAATYLPKLRKLLEEGKQDEAEALAQTHFMGRKSNEEDYAQKKEAWIQKVKATQMGSGSPARFNYDDSKWEEMAVPASQGWESVGLEGLDGAVWYRTSFLLPKQWDGKDLVLELGRTRDDDFTFVNGKLIGATQGKDISRHYVIPKAQLRKGKNFIAVQVLNYYDKGGLTGVKGNEQPISVYPEDKATGGPDRISLEKPWKVMVLDSGPPSFPQYQAAYQPFGDLWLNFSGHGAPSDYKRELDISQAVARTSYTVHGVTFTREYWASAPNQVIAVHLTASKPGQLSFESSLTSPHKKSANRKVDNTTLALSLQVVNGALRGESFLRADAKGGKVTVSNDKISISKADEVTLYLTAGTNYVKYDDVSGDPAAVCQEALQSVRHQQYEQVKAAHVRDYQQYFNTLSIDLGKSSNQLLPTDQRIANFATSSDPSLAALYLQYGRYLMLASSRPGTRPPNIQGIWNDMMAPPWGSKYTTNINVEMIYWPAEVLNLSPLHEPLFDMIDELAERGRKTAKVHYDAPGWVTHHNTDIWRGTAPINASNHGIWVTGGAWLSHHLWEHYLFTQDEEFLRERAYPVMKESARFFTDFLVEDPKTGWLISTPSNSPENGGLVAGPTMDHQIIRSLFKKCIEASEILQTDQGFRAELKAMWPKIAPNQTGKHGQLQEWLEDVDDPANKHRHVSHLWGMHPGEDITWDKSPELMQAARQSLLFRGDEGTGWSLAWKINFWARFKEGDHAYKMIRMLIHPAASGGGSYPNLFDAHPPFQIDGNFGGAAGIAEMLVQSHEETIDLLPALPAALPEGEIKGVCARGGFVLNMKWGDGKLQGLEVVSKAGNRCSLRYGNRKVNFETQEGKVYRLDRNLKLL, from the coding sequence ATGAGGAATACCTGTCTTTTACTGATCGCGATGCTTAGGGATGGATTTCGGTCTGCTGAGAAGTATGGCTCTCCTTTTTTCCCTTCGGCACCACTGCCCTTCCCAAAGAAGAGCAGTTACATGTATGGGAAACGCTTTATCCCCGTATGTTTTCTTTTGATTACCCTCTTTGCCTTCAACACGGAACAGGCTGGTAAGCAAGACCTAACGTTATGGTACACCTCCCCGGCTGCTACCTGGACAGAGGCATTGCCCCTCGGCAACGGCAGGCTTGGGGGGATGGTATTCGGAGGAGTTGGGAAAGAAAGGATCCAGTTCAATGAAGAAACCTTATGGACTGGGGAGCCAAGGGACTATAACCGGGAAGGGGCCGCCACTTACCTGCCCAAGCTCAGAAAGCTGTTGGAAGAAGGCAAACAGGACGAAGCGGAGGCACTCGCCCAGACCCACTTCATGGGCAGGAAAAGCAATGAGGAGGACTATGCTCAGAAAAAGGAAGCCTGGATCCAGAAGGTGAAAGCGACCCAAATGGGGTCCGGTTCCCCCGCCCGTTTCAACTATGATGACAGCAAGTGGGAGGAGATGGCCGTACCCGCCTCGCAAGGTTGGGAAAGCGTGGGCTTGGAAGGCCTGGATGGTGCCGTATGGTACCGCACCTCCTTTCTCCTACCGAAGCAGTGGGATGGCAAGGACCTTGTCCTGGAACTTGGCAGAACCCGTGACGATGATTTCACTTTCGTCAATGGGAAACTTATAGGTGCGACACAAGGCAAAGACATATCAAGGCATTACGTCATCCCGAAGGCACAGCTGAGGAAAGGCAAAAATTTTATTGCGGTGCAAGTGCTAAACTACTACGACAAGGGGGGGCTGACGGGCGTAAAAGGCAATGAGCAGCCTATCAGCGTCTATCCTGAGGACAAGGCAACCGGAGGCCCAGACCGGATCTCACTGGAGAAGCCATGGAAAGTCATGGTATTGGATAGTGGGCCGCCCTCCTTCCCACAATACCAGGCCGCTTATCAGCCTTTTGGCGACTTATGGCTCAACTTCTCAGGACATGGAGCGCCTTCCGATTATAAACGGGAGCTGGATATCTCCCAGGCGGTAGCCCGCACGTCCTATACCGTGCACGGCGTAACCTTTACCAGGGAGTACTGGGCGTCTGCGCCTAACCAGGTAATTGCGGTTCACTTAACCGCCAGCAAGCCCGGCCAGCTAAGCTTTGAATCCTCACTTACCAGCCCACACAAAAAATCAGCTAACCGAAAAGTGGACAACACCACCCTGGCCCTGTCGCTACAGGTTGTCAACGGGGCCCTACGGGGCGAGAGTTTCCTGAGGGCAGATGCAAAGGGAGGAAAGGTTACCGTTTCAAACGACAAAATCAGCATCAGCAAGGCAGACGAGGTAACCCTGTACCTCACAGCCGGAACAAATTATGTAAAGTATGATGATGTCTCCGGAGATCCTGCCGCCGTTTGCCAAGAGGCATTGCAGTCCGTCCGCCACCAGCAGTATGAGCAGGTGAAAGCTGCCCATGTGCGGGATTATCAGCAGTACTTCAACACCCTTTCCATTGATTTGGGCAAAAGCAGTAACCAACTGTTACCTACCGATCAGCGCATCGCCAACTTTGCCACCTCCTCCGATCCCTCCCTGGCAGCTCTTTACCTGCAGTACGGACGTTACCTGATGCTGGCAAGCTCCCGACCCGGCACCCGCCCACCCAACATTCAGGGCATCTGGAACGACATGATGGCACCACCCTGGGGCAGCAAATACACCACCAACATCAACGTGGAAATGATCTACTGGCCTGCCGAGGTACTCAACCTCTCCCCTCTTCATGAGCCCCTGTTCGACATGATCGATGAACTGGCAGAAAGAGGCAGGAAAACAGCGAAAGTACACTATGATGCACCAGGCTGGGTGACGCACCACAACACGGATATATGGCGTGGAACGGCTCCCATCAATGCTTCCAACCATGGCATCTGGGTTACAGGGGGTGCCTGGTTAAGCCACCACCTGTGGGAGCATTACCTCTTTACGCAGGATGAGGAGTTCCTCAGGGAAAGAGCATACCCTGTTATGAAAGAGTCTGCCCGCTTCTTTACCGACTTTCTGGTGGAAGACCCGAAGACCGGCTGGTTGATCAGCACCCCCTCCAATTCCCCGGAGAACGGGGGCCTGGTTGCGGGCCCTACCATGGACCACCAGATTATCCGAAGCCTGTTTAAAAAATGCATAGAAGCAAGCGAGATACTCCAGACAGATCAGGGCTTCAGGGCTGAGCTGAAGGCCATGTGGCCTAAGATTGCGCCTAACCAAACCGGCAAGCATGGGCAGCTACAGGAATGGCTGGAGGATGTGGATGATCCTGCCAACAAGCACAGGCATGTGTCACACCTATGGGGCATGCATCCCGGCGAGGACATTACCTGGGACAAGAGCCCGGAGCTGATGCAAGCCGCCCGGCAGTCGCTGCTGTTCCGTGGGGATGAAGGAACCGGCTGGAGCCTTGCCTGGAAAATCAATTTCTGGGCACGCTTCAAAGAAGGTGACCATGCCTATAAAATGATCCGGATGCTGATACATCCGGCAGCCTCCGGGGGAGGCTCCTATCCAAACCTCTTTGATGCGCACCCGCCTTTCCAGATTGATGGGAACTTTGGCGGTGCGGCCGGTATAGCAGAAATGCTGGTGCAAAGCCATGAGGAAACGATTGACTTGTTACCGGCACTGCCTGCTGCGCTTCCTGAAGGGGAAATCAAGGGTGTCTGTGCCCGTGGCGGTTTTGTCCTGAACATGAAGTGGGGCGATGGCAAGTTGCAAGGTCTGGAGGTCGTATCAAAAGCAGGAAACAGATGCTCGCTCAGGTATGGAAATCGGAAAGTGAATTTTGAAACGCAGGAAGGCAAAGTTTATAGGCTGGATAGGAACCTAAAGCTCCTGTAG
- a CDS encoding 3-keto-disaccharide hydrolase, giving the protein MSSLLLLWSASAGFAQEISPKDTEDWSRKPPLVAPGKRGTAPSDAIILFSGKRDLDKWEHPDGTQVKWKVKGDVLTIEKDATDLRTKQPFGSVQLHIEWKTPDPKEDGSNSRGNSGVFLMDQYELQIYESYQDMSVIYYNGQAASIYKQHIPLVNASTAPQTWQTFDVVFNAPEFNPDKSLKTPAYITVFHNGVLVQNHVEIKGPMMYEGYPEYTYHAAKLPIRLQEHDSRVSFRNIWVREL; this is encoded by the coding sequence TTGTCATCGCTACTACTGCTCTGGAGTGCATCTGCTGGCTTTGCTCAGGAAATAAGCCCCAAAGACACGGAAGACTGGTCCAGGAAGCCGCCTTTGGTAGCGCCTGGTAAAAGAGGAACAGCGCCCTCAGATGCCATTATCCTGTTCTCCGGGAAGCGGGACCTGGATAAGTGGGAGCATCCGGATGGGACGCAGGTGAAGTGGAAAGTGAAAGGAGACGTCCTAACGATAGAAAAGGACGCGACAGACCTCAGAACAAAGCAGCCTTTCGGCAGCGTGCAGCTTCACATTGAATGGAAAACACCCGATCCCAAAGAAGACGGGAGCAACAGCCGGGGAAACAGCGGCGTGTTCCTGATGGACCAGTATGAGTTACAGATCTATGAGTCTTACCAAGATATGTCTGTGATCTATTATAATGGACAAGCTGCCAGTATTTATAAACAGCATATTCCGCTGGTAAATGCCAGTACCGCCCCACAGACGTGGCAAACGTTCGATGTTGTTTTCAACGCACCGGAGTTCAACCCTGACAAGTCCCTGAAGACCCCAGCCTATATCACTGTATTCCATAATGGCGTCTTAGTGCAAAACCATGTTGAAATAAAGGGGCCGATGATGTACGAAGGCTATCCGGAATATACTTACCACGCCGCCAAGTTACCGATTCGCCTGCAGGAGCATGACAGCCGGGTGAGTTTCCGGAACATATGGGTGCGCGAACTCTAA
- a CDS encoding malectin domain-containing carbohydrate-binding protein, which yields MLLLFFFAASNAYAQVRQVTSLDKGWRSIAHDTNKNAHAGFEKAGFDDTAWEQIDVPHNWDGYEGYRRKRHGNRHGYAWYRKSFTVQPQQKDKRYFLFFEGVGSYATVWVNGKRVGYHAGGRTTFTLDITEAIHLDNRPNTVAVRADHPAEIRDLPWVCGGCSDERGFSEGSQPMGIFRPVHLVVTDQVRIEPFGVHIWNDSTVSEMSARVYIDSEVKNYSRKPRVVTIVHKLLDKNGVTVSESKAKKKILPGTLATVRQEPPSIKSPTLWSLEDPYLYTLVSEVVEKGKVIDKTTTPYGIRWISWPIGKDGPNQFFLNGKPVFINGIAEYEHLLGQSHAFGAEQVKSRVMQMKAAGFNSFRDAHQPHNLRYQEHWDKLGILLWTQISAHVWFDTPEFRENFKVLLKEWVKERRNSPSVVLWGLQNESKLSTEFAQECTQLIRELDPTASSQRLVTTCNGGTGTDWDVPQNWTGTYGGNPATYNEDVQRQVLVGEYGAWRTLGLHTEGPFVQDGIVSEDRMTQLMEMKVRLAESAKDNTTGHYFWLFTSHDNPGRVQGGEGYRELDKIGPVNYKGLLTPWEEPLDVYYMFRSNYAPKDTEPMVYIASHTWPDRWTSAGIKDSITVYSNCDEVELFNDVASASLGKRKRQGIGTHFQWDDVNIRHNVLYAIGYVDGKEVARDYIVLNHLPKAPHYDRFYTGSKPVTAAQPNYNYLYRVNCGGPDYTDTQGNTWMADHQRTGKDTWGSRSWTDNFPGMAPYFASQRRTHDPISGTADWELFQNFRYGLQELRYEFPVPDGEYLVELYFTEPWLGTGGGMDCSGWRLFDVAVNNDTVISNLDIWKEAGHDGALKKTVKAKVKGGQLVISFPRIAAGQALVSAIAIASADPTLKPAPRPKPLIQNLTVKDKTAARKWGVKSWLDTGYRQYSDGEAAFSALPPDLYGAEWVVAPKHPKVRAGVPVASFTLSAAADVYIGLDTTINPRPAWLNDFEDTKTTVENAGAGNLKFHVYKKRFPEGATVQLGNYGKRTAKEAAMYVVAVNKASTMDPAYDLKPSTKYAAIEGRFNGTGIVKETVNNKEAITFKQPAANAVEWSISVGVADIYALEVRYHNPLKKTFTGKLEVFAADGTLMKEEPVEFTSTRTGKWNYLNSTTGSMINAGQYTIRLTSTEAENLSVYDLAVQ from the coding sequence ATGCTGCTGCTGTTCTTTTTTGCAGCCAGTAACGCTTACGCGCAAGTCAGGCAGGTTACATCCCTGGACAAAGGATGGCGAAGTATCGCCCACGATACAAACAAAAACGCCCATGCCGGATTTGAAAAGGCAGGGTTTGATGATACTGCATGGGAGCAAATAGATGTACCCCATAACTGGGACGGGTATGAAGGCTACAGAAGGAAGCGGCACGGCAACCGGCACGGCTATGCCTGGTACCGCAAAAGCTTTACAGTGCAGCCACAGCAAAAAGACAAGCGCTATTTCCTGTTCTTCGAAGGAGTTGGCTCCTATGCAACGGTGTGGGTGAATGGCAAACGGGTAGGTTACCATGCAGGAGGAAGAACAACCTTCACACTTGACATTACAGAGGCCATACACCTGGACAATCGGCCCAACACCGTCGCTGTGCGGGCCGACCATCCGGCAGAAATCAGGGATCTACCCTGGGTATGTGGAGGATGTTCTGACGAACGGGGGTTTTCAGAAGGCTCCCAGCCAATGGGCATCTTCAGGCCTGTACATTTAGTCGTAACAGATCAGGTGAGGATAGAACCCTTTGGGGTACACATATGGAACGACTCCACTGTATCGGAAATGTCTGCACGGGTTTACATCGACTCAGAAGTTAAAAACTATAGCAGGAAGCCCCGGGTAGTTACCATCGTACACAAACTGCTAGATAAGAATGGTGTAACGGTTAGTGAGTCAAAGGCAAAAAAGAAAATTCTGCCGGGCACCTTGGCCACTGTACGCCAGGAACCTCCCTCCATCAAGAGCCCAACCCTTTGGTCGCTGGAGGACCCTTACCTGTACACGCTTGTCTCTGAAGTTGTAGAGAAGGGAAAAGTAATAGACAAAACCACCACTCCTTATGGCATTAGATGGATAAGCTGGCCTATTGGTAAAGACGGGCCCAACCAGTTCTTCCTGAATGGAAAGCCTGTTTTCATCAACGGAATTGCCGAATATGAGCACCTGCTGGGGCAAAGCCACGCCTTTGGTGCCGAGCAGGTAAAGTCGAGGGTCATGCAAATGAAAGCCGCCGGTTTTAACTCCTTCCGTGACGCACACCAGCCCCACAACCTCCGTTACCAGGAACACTGGGATAAGCTGGGCATCCTGCTATGGACCCAAATATCCGCCCATGTGTGGTTTGACACACCTGAATTCAGGGAAAATTTCAAGGTACTTTTAAAAGAATGGGTAAAGGAACGCCGTAACAGCCCATCAGTAGTGCTTTGGGGACTTCAGAACGAAAGCAAGCTATCTACTGAGTTTGCACAGGAATGCACGCAGCTGATCCGGGAACTTGACCCTACAGCATCTTCGCAGCGGTTGGTTACTACCTGTAACGGCGGCACCGGAACGGATTGGGACGTGCCGCAAAACTGGACGGGAACCTATGGCGGAAACCCGGCTACCTATAATGAAGATGTGCAGCGGCAGGTCCTGGTGGGCGAATACGGGGCCTGGCGCACACTTGGCTTGCACACAGAGGGTCCTTTTGTTCAGGATGGCATTGTAAGTGAAGACCGGATGACGCAACTGATGGAGATGAAAGTCCGGTTAGCCGAATCAGCCAAAGACAATACAACAGGGCATTACTTCTGGTTGTTCACCTCACACGACAACCCAGGCAGGGTACAGGGAGGAGAAGGCTACAGAGAACTGGATAAAATTGGCCCTGTCAACTACAAAGGCTTACTGACTCCCTGGGAAGAACCGCTTGATGTCTATTACATGTTCCGCTCCAACTATGCACCCAAGGATACCGAGCCGATGGTGTATATAGCCTCGCACACCTGGCCTGACCGTTGGACATCGGCAGGTATAAAAGACAGTATCACGGTTTATTCGAACTGCGATGAGGTAGAGCTCTTCAATGATGTTGCTTCTGCATCATTGGGTAAAAGAAAGCGACAAGGGATAGGGACCCATTTTCAGTGGGATGATGTCAATATCAGGCACAATGTACTTTACGCCATCGGATATGTTGACGGCAAGGAGGTAGCGCGTGATTATATTGTTTTGAACCATCTGCCTAAAGCCCCCCATTATGACAGGTTTTATACTGGTTCCAAGCCCGTTACGGCAGCCCAGCCCAATTACAACTACCTGTACCGCGTAAACTGTGGGGGGCCGGATTACACCGATACGCAGGGCAATACCTGGATGGCGGACCACCAGCGAACAGGGAAGGACACCTGGGGATCAAGGTCCTGGACAGATAACTTCCCAGGCATGGCGCCCTATTTTGCCAGCCAACGCCGCACGCACGATCCTATTTCAGGCACCGCAGACTGGGAACTCTTCCAAAACTTCCGATATGGATTACAGGAACTACGATATGAGTTTCCTGTCCCGGATGGGGAATACCTGGTGGAGCTTTATTTTACAGAACCATGGCTGGGTACGGGGGGCGGCATGGACTGCAGCGGCTGGCGGTTGTTTGATGTAGCAGTGAACAATGACACGGTGATCTCCAACCTGGATATCTGGAAAGAGGCAGGGCATGATGGCGCTTTGAAAAAAACAGTGAAGGCAAAGGTGAAAGGTGGCCAGCTTGTTATTTCCTTCCCGAGAATCGCTGCCGGGCAGGCGCTTGTTTCTGCCATAGCGATTGCCTCTGCTGACCCTACCCTCAAGCCAGCACCAAGGCCTAAACCTTTGATTCAGAATTTAACGGTAAAGGATAAAACAGCAGCAAGAAAATGGGGTGTAAAGAGCTGGCTGGATACAGGGTACAGGCAGTACTCTGATGGTGAGGCAGCCTTCAGTGCTTTGCCGCCGGACCTCTACGGTGCAGAATGGGTCGTGGCGCCTAAACATCCTAAGGTAAGGGCCGGCGTTCCTGTAGCCAGTTTTACGCTCTCTGCAGCGGCAGATGTCTACATAGGTCTTGACACAACCATCAACCCCAGACCTGCCTGGCTGAATGACTTTGAAGACACCAAAACTACTGTTGAAAATGCCGGGGCCGGAAATCTGAAGTTTCATGTATACAAGAAACGCTTTCCTGAAGGAGCCACAGTTCAACTTGGGAACTACGGAAAAAGGACTGCAAAAGAGGCAGCTATGTACGTGGTAGCGGTGAACAAAGCCAGTACAATGGATCCTGCGTATGACCTGAAGCCTTCTACCAAGTATGCAGCCATTGAGGGCCGCTTCAATGGCACTGGCATAGTTAAAGAAACTGTCAACAACAAAGAGGCCATCACTTTCAAACAGCCTGCCGCCAATGCAGTCGAATGGAGTATTTCTGTTGGAGTAGCAGATATCTATGCCCTTGAGGTACGGTATCATAACCCGCTGAAAAAGACATTTACCGGAAAACTTGAAGTTTTCGCAGCAGACGGCACCCTGATGAAAGAAGAGCCTGTAGAGTTTACGTCTACACGCACCGGCAAGTGGAACTATCTAAACAGCACAACCGGGAGCATGATCAATGCAGGACAGTATACCATCCGGCTAACTTCAACAGAAGCAGAAAATTTAAGTGTGTACGACCTGGCTGTACAGTAG
- a CDS encoding alpha/beta hydrolase, which yields MRKSLTLLLLLPWAVCALQHSDAMAQAVDPAMLCQGRYYTETEGKAALDSFATTYHDRRSWESRANRIRQRIREGARLNQLPQRTPLRPIAHSKRTYDGYTVENVAFESLPGFFVTGNLYRPTKKESSYPAILSPHGHGKDPRFGKDVQQRCAALARMGAIVFAYDMVGTGDAKQTSHKHPFALQLQTHNSIRAVDYLISLPEVDRKRIGVTGESGGGTQAFVLAAVDKRIAVSVPVVMVSSFHFGGCVCESGMPIHKSTDLQTSNVEIAALAAPRPMLLVSDGNDWTRNTPEVEYPYIKNVYRLYNKENLLENHHLPKEGHDYGVNKRKGAYFFLAKHLDLSLEHIIDDEGEISESFVQIEAPEVLRVFNDQHPRPPHAVMGDEAVSNMLASYSKKSK from the coding sequence ATGAGAAAGTCACTCACCTTACTACTGCTGCTGCCCTGGGCAGTCTGTGCGTTGCAGCATTCTGATGCAATGGCCCAGGCGGTAGACCCTGCCATGCTTTGCCAGGGCCGCTATTATACAGAAACAGAAGGGAAAGCAGCCTTGGATAGTTTTGCCACCACCTACCATGACCGCAGGAGCTGGGAAAGCAGGGCGAACCGCATCCGGCAGCGGATCAGGGAAGGTGCCAGGCTCAACCAGTTGCCCCAAAGAACCCCCTTGCGCCCGATTGCCCACAGCAAAAGGACCTATGATGGTTACACGGTGGAGAATGTGGCTTTTGAAAGCTTGCCCGGCTTCTTTGTGACCGGAAACCTTTACCGTCCCACCAAGAAGGAGTCCTCCTATCCTGCTATCCTCTCGCCGCATGGCCACGGAAAAGATCCCCGGTTTGGGAAGGATGTGCAGCAGCGATGTGCTGCACTGGCGCGGATGGGAGCCATTGTCTTTGCGTATGACATGGTTGGTACTGGCGACGCCAAGCAAACCTCCCACAAGCATCCTTTCGCGTTACAGCTTCAAACGCATAACAGCATACGTGCCGTCGATTACCTTATCTCCCTTCCCGAAGTGGATAGAAAGCGGATAGGGGTGACCGGTGAATCCGGAGGGGGCACGCAAGCCTTTGTATTGGCGGCGGTAGACAAACGAATAGCTGTGTCTGTGCCGGTCGTTATGGTTTCCTCTTTTCATTTTGGGGGATGTGTGTGTGAAAGCGGCATGCCGATCCATAAAAGCACCGATCTCCAAACCAGCAACGTGGAGATTGCGGCGCTTGCCGCCCCACGGCCTATGCTGCTGGTGTCCGATGGCAATGACTGGACCCGCAACACCCCGGAAGTAGAGTATCCCTATATCAAGAATGTCTATCGCCTCTACAACAAAGAAAACCTCCTTGAAAACCACCATCTGCCAAAGGAAGGCCATGACTACGGGGTTAACAAAAGAAAGGGAGCTTATTTCTTCCTGGCCAAGCACCTGGACCTCTCCCTGGAGCACATTATCGATGATGAAGGAGAAATAAGTGAAAGCTTTGTGCAAATTGAGGCACCAGAGGTATTGCGTGTGTTTAATGACCAACATCCCAGACCTCCTCACGCCGTGATGGGAGATGAGGCGGTGAGCAACATGTTGGCCTCTTACTCAAAAAAGTCAAAATAG
- a CDS encoding sialate O-acetylesterase, which translates to MSPKKTLCLLSGFFLLCLFPAVLYAEVKLPSLFTDNMVLQQQSQVSFWGWAKAGSTVSVTPSWSRKKYSARVGPDGKWRLQVATPSAGGPFEISISDGKPVRLTNVLIGEVWVCSGQSNMEMPMKGYKSQPIIGSNEAILKSRNKNIRIYTVPRSSQTAPQENSKPSPWKEAAPEAVANFSATAYYFGRLLNEVLDIPIGLIHTSYGGSTAEAWMTPKSLEPFEDIKVPKEGDKIPVVNRTPTTLYNGMLHPVIGYGMRGVIWYQGESNYDRPDQYEQLFPAMVKEWRSLWGAGDFPFYYAQITPYNYAQLPPYNRGGKYNSAFVRDAQRKSLGHIPNAGMAVLMDVGEENFIHPANKEAVGNRLAYLALSKTYGIKGFGYASPGYDTMAVTGNKVILRFKDAPNGLTSFSKELVNFEIAGSNKVFYPAHAVISGSTVSVSSPQVKEPVAVRYAFKDFIVGDLYSNEGLPVSSFRTDSWDQ; encoded by the coding sequence ATGAGCCCAAAAAAAACACTCTGCCTGCTGTCGGGATTCTTTCTGCTGTGCCTCTTCCCTGCCGTCCTTTATGCAGAGGTAAAGCTCCCCTCCCTCTTTACAGACAACATGGTGCTTCAGCAGCAGTCCCAGGTCTCCTTTTGGGGATGGGCGAAAGCTGGCAGTACTGTTTCCGTCACCCCTTCCTGGAGTAGGAAGAAGTATTCAGCCAGGGTTGGCCCTGACGGGAAATGGCGGCTACAGGTAGCCACTCCCTCTGCCGGTGGCCCTTTCGAAATCTCGATCAGCGATGGAAAGCCCGTTAGGCTAACGAACGTATTGATTGGGGAAGTATGGGTTTGCTCCGGCCAGTCCAACATGGAGATGCCCATGAAAGGATATAAAAGCCAGCCTATCATAGGCTCCAATGAGGCAATATTGAAGTCCAGGAACAAAAACATCCGGATTTACACAGTTCCGCGTTCGTCGCAGACAGCACCGCAGGAAAACAGCAAACCCTCCCCCTGGAAAGAGGCGGCGCCGGAAGCTGTCGCTAATTTCAGTGCTACCGCGTACTACTTCGGAAGATTATTGAATGAAGTGCTTGACATTCCGATTGGCTTGATCCACACCAGCTATGGTGGCTCCACGGCAGAAGCCTGGATGACCCCTAAGTCCCTGGAGCCTTTTGAGGATATCAAGGTACCCAAAGAGGGGGATAAAATCCCAGTGGTGAACCGTACGCCCACTACCCTATACAACGGCATGTTGCACCCCGTTATCGGTTACGGCATGCGGGGGGTTATTTGGTATCAGGGTGAATCCAACTATGACAGGCCAGACCAGTACGAGCAGTTGTTCCCGGCAATGGTGAAGGAATGGCGATCTTTGTGGGGCGCAGGCGACTTTCCCTTTTACTATGCGCAGATCACGCCTTACAATTATGCGCAGCTACCCCCTTACAACAGGGGAGGCAAGTACAACTCTGCCTTCGTGCGGGATGCACAGCGGAAGTCCCTGGGTCATATCCCGAATGCTGGCATGGCAGTGCTGATGGATGTTGGCGAAGAGAACTTCATTCACCCGGCCAACAAGGAAGCGGTTGGGAACAGGTTGGCTTACCTGGCTTTATCCAAAACATATGGCATCAAAGGCTTCGGGTATGCCAGCCCGGGCTACGATACGATGGCAGTAACAGGAAATAAGGTCATTTTACGTTTCAAGGACGCACCTAATGGCTTGACCTCTTTCAGTAAAGAACTGGTTAACTTTGAGATCGCAGGGAGTAACAAAGTTTTCTATCCTGCCCATGCCGTTATCTCGGGCAGTACGGTTTCCGTCTCCTCACCGCAGGTGAAAGAACCGGTAGCCGTGCGATATGCCTTCAAAGATTTCATAGTCGGTGACTTGTACAGCAATGAGGGGCTGCCTGTTTCTTCATTCAGGACAGACAGCTGGGACCAATAG
- a CDS encoding L-rhamnose/proton symporter RhaT, which produces MPNPIEGTALHAAGGVSASTCYLPFHKTKQWSWTTFWLIQALFAWIVVPLVLGVVTVPDYFSILWNAPSKVVWGAFLLGACYGFGGMSFGYATRYIGYSLTYTISIGLSAIIGTMTPLLLRGEVAEYFARPGGDIILTAMGVSMLGVALCGYAGFRKESEIGVSPSFNMRLGLLLTVVGGILSAVFNISLEYGQPIADMAAQNGAGHFEGNAKLIVSTSGCFVVNLVWFLVLAIKQDNLREMTGVNGLGGFDMMKNFLWSAFAGTLWCFQFFFYGLGHVRMGNFQFASWLIHMSMLIFFSFIVGVIMKEWKNVSKGTYIMLITALVILCASFIIMTYGTVVGEEAMAQTSSAR; this is translated from the coding sequence GTGCCCAACCCTATCGAAGGAACCGCGCTGCATGCCGCAGGAGGTGTGTCTGCCTCCACTTGTTACCTGCCATTCCATAAAACAAAACAGTGGTCCTGGACTACCTTCTGGTTAATCCAGGCTTTATTTGCCTGGATTGTCGTACCGTTGGTCTTGGGAGTCGTAACGGTGCCCGATTACTTCTCTATCCTATGGAATGCCCCTTCCAAGGTGGTGTGGGGTGCTTTCCTGCTGGGTGCCTGCTATGGCTTTGGGGGGATGTCCTTTGGCTATGCCACCCGCTATATAGGCTACTCCCTAACCTATACCATTTCCATCGGTTTGTCCGCGATCATAGGCACCATGACCCCCTTGCTTTTAAGGGGGGAGGTGGCGGAGTATTTCGCAAGGCCCGGAGGGGATATCATTCTGACGGCAATGGGTGTGTCGATGCTCGGGGTAGCCCTTTGTGGGTATGCGGGATTCAGAAAGGAAAGTGAAATCGGCGTATCGCCGTCTTTCAATATGCGGCTGGGCCTTCTGCTTACAGTGGTGGGCGGAATCCTTTCCGCAGTATTCAACATTTCCCTGGAATATGGGCAGCCTATCGCCGATATGGCTGCTCAGAACGGAGCAGGGCACTTCGAGGGAAATGCAAAGCTGATCGTGTCCACCTCCGGTTGCTTTGTCGTGAATCTGGTTTGGTTCCTGGTGCTGGCCATAAAACAGGACAACCTAAGGGAGATGACAGGTGTAAATGGCCTTGGTGGTTTTGACATGATGAAGAACTTCCTCTGGTCTGCCTTCGCCGGCACTTTATGGTGCTTTCAATTCTTCTTTTATGGTTTGGGACACGTGCGCATGGGCAACTTCCAGTTTGCCAGCTGGCTGATCCACATGTCCATGCTTATTTTCTTTAGCTTTATTGTAGGTGTGATTATGAAAGAATGGAAAAACGTGTCGAAGGGTACCTACATCATGCTGATTACGGCATTGGTAATTCTTTGTGCATCTTTCATTATCATGACCTATGGCACAGTAGTGGGAGAGGAAGCAATGGCACAGACCAGTAGCGCGCGTTAG